The DNA segment CTTTGCACCTTCAAGCCATTCTCCATGAGGTCTTGAAGAACCTTGTCTATCGTTCCTTCATTATAGATGTACTTGAAAATTTCATTGCTCTGGATATCTCGGCCACGTACGTTTACATTCGGGTCTAATTCCTGGAGAGTTTCCTCGTATGCCCACACACGTTCAAGCTGGTCCTTCTCCTGCTCGGAGAGAGAACTGTACTTGATTCCTTCGCTCAATATCAGCGAGCCTCGCTTAAACCCGCGGTAATCCACCAGGAACTTGTCGGCAACAGCATCAGCCAATTCATAGGCATAATTCGGCTGACCTTCTTCCATCCCAAACAGGTCATAGGTACTCTTGTCCACTTCATCACGGGGCGTTGCGGTAAGACCTAACAGGAGAGCATCGAAGTAGTTGAATATGGCGCCGTATTTACCGAAGATGCTACGATGAGCTTCATCGATTATAATCAAATCAAATCGACCTACGGAGAACGGCTTATCCTCGGAGTCGATGTAGTTTATCATTGTCTGGTACGTGCTGAACACAATACGGGCATTCGGGTCTATTCCGGCCTTATTACTCTGGTCACTCAGTACTGTTATCGATGTGTTCGGCAGCAGCTTCGCGAAGTTCTTCTTGGCCTGGGATACAAGGGAAGTTCTATCAGCTAGGAATAGCACGTTCTTAACCCAGTCATTACGCATCAGCACATCCACCATAGAAATGGAGACGCGGGTCTTGCCGGTGCCGGTAGCCATTACTAGGAGGCCTCGGCGATGTTTCTCGTTGTACCATTCGCAGACTTTCTTGATAGCCATCTTTTGGTAGTGGCGGTCTGTGATGTTAGGCTTCACGGAGAAATCGGAGATATCCTTACGGCCTCGTTTCTGTATTAGCCGAACCAGGTCTTCTTCCGTATGGAAGCTGTACAAGCGGCGAGGAGGATATCCAAGGCCATCAATAATGTTGGTCTCGAAACCATTGGTGTAGTATATGACGGGACGAACGCCGTATTGCTTCTCCAGGCAATCTGCGTATAATTCAGCCTGGTGTTTCCCCTTGATGGGAGATACAGAGGCCTTCTTGGCCTCCACTACGGCCAGCGGCAACCCATTGGCGCCGAACAGAACGTAGTCGGCATACCCAATCTTATGTTCATTGGGCATGCCATCCACTTCCACTTCAATACAGGCCTTAGAAGGTTTTACCGTTCCCTCGGTATCCAGGATATCCCAGCCAGCTTCACGGAGCATCAATTCAATGTATATGCGCCTTGTTTCCGCTTCCGATAAGGTACTGGGCATCTCCTTGACTGGAGTATCATCATCCAACGCAGCCTTATCCGCTTTATTGGCAAGAGCACTAGCGCTGTCGATCGACAGCGCTGTGGCTGCCAAGGTGGGCATAAACTTGCTATCCGGAATGATAGTCCTGTCAAAAGGCGCCACGGTTTCAACCACTTTCAGCTTAATCAGTACCGAGGCAACCACATTATACAGGTTTAGGAGGCAGAAAAAGGATTCCTTCTTGCCTACATGGTCATCATGGGCGCCGGCATTGCCTATCCTGCGGATATAATGGGCAGCCCTCATGACTTTCCCATCATTGACAAAGTTACTGAACGGCTCACCATCAATGAGGTCAATAAGAGCTGTTTTAGGCGGGAGCTCAACCTTCTTCATCGCATAGATGGACTTGACCACATATTCAAGGGCCCTGCGTGCATTGATGGCACAGATATCAGGATGCTGGACCTGATTGCCCTCGGCGCCGGAACAGAGACCATACAGATGGTCTAAACCACAATCCTTCAAGTAGTCAAAGTTCATCATAACATTACCCGAAATACTTGTCCATGGTATAGTCTAGGAGCTTCTGCGTCTCGGCTATAGACTGAGTTATAGCGGCCTTCTGCTTCTCGATGGAAGCTATCTTGTCGGCGAAGGATTGCTGGAGGGCGAGCGGAGGGACGGGAATACAGAGCTTACGAATATCCCCTAAAGCAATAAATTTCTGCGTTCCCCCCTTGTTCTTCGTTTTCATGTAAGTATCAAAAGCAGCACTAGACATAATTGCGCGAACAAATAGGTTAACGACCTCAGTATCAACCTTAAACTTTATTAGTGCAACGTTCTTAATCGCAAATTCACGAGTCTTGCGAACAATAACAGGTTTACCAATGGTTCCTATCATAGGCATGATAATATCACCATCATCTACATAAGAACGCTTCGAAATGTTATCGAAATCTTCCTGGCAAATGTAATTCACATTATCGAATGAAATATCACCATCGACGACATTTTTGGAGGTTACAAGGGGATAACCCTGTTCTACATAATCCGGAGAATCGTGTGTTCCATCTCGGACATCACACACTTTGCCAAGTTCCTTGACATCCCAGCCTTTGGGGTTTTCGATAGGGTCGCCGAACATATCGTAGAAGATGGATTGGGCCAGCTTATCGTATTCCTGGAGCTGAGCCTTCAGCTTCTCGATGACGCCGGTCAGCAAGTCCAATTCGGCAACGATGCGTTCCTGCTCATCCTTCGGCGGTACCGGAACTTCAATATGTTCAACGGTTCGCTTGGATATTTCCTTGAATGTCGCACCAACACCTAGCGAGTTAAGATAGGCTGTTTTCCCCTTCAACCACCAGTATAGATACTCGTTATACAAGTCTTCGGAGCATATAATGTTCTTGAAGCCTTGGTTACAATACATAGGTGTACGAGTAATACAAACCTTACCTATCGGAGCTCGAGAGGAGAGCAATACAGTTCCCACGGGAAGTAGAGTCAAGTTCGTGCACTTTACCGCCATATCGGTAATAGTACGTTCCGTCTCGTTAATATACTTGTCACCCTTTAACTCAGCCGGCGTAACCCAATAGTTTTTCCCGTCCCAAAATTCAGCGACATTGGTTTTCGGGGTACTCCCACCAACAATGGTTCCGACTTCAGCTAGTGTCTTACAAGTCCACTTCTGCTTCATACAGCACCGCCCTACAGGAACTTCTCGCGAAACTCGTCCATGGCGGCGTTAATTTCGCCCTGGAGAGCCTGGATACGAGCAAACACAACCTTGGGGTTCTCGTACTCCACCTTGACTTTTTCCACTTCCTTGTACTTGTTGATGGACAGGTCGTAGTCATTGGCTACAATCTCATCCACCGGCACAAAGAAGGACTGGTCCTTGCGAGTGCGGTCCGTTTCGGCATCCAGGTTCTTCCATCGGGCAATGATATCCGGGATGTCGTTCTCAACGCATTCTGTGCGCTTCTGGTCCAGAGTGTAGCCATCGGCCTTCATGTCATAGAACCACACCTTATCGGTGCCGCCAGCATTAGTCTTGGTGAAGATGAGAATTGCCGTGGAAACGCCGCTGTAGGGCTGGAATACGCCGCTGGGCATGCTAATGACAGCCTGAAGGCGCTGATTCTCGATTATTTCTTTACGGATAGCCTTATGGCCGGTACTATTGCCGAACAGCACACCATCCGGCACAATGGAAGCGCAACGGCCGCCCATACGCAACATACGCACGAACAGGGCCAGGAACAGTAATTCAGTTTTCTTGGTCTTGGTGATGGCGAGCAGGTTCTTGTTGATGGCCTGGTAGTCGAGCGACCCTGCAAACGGAGGGTTGGCAAGGCACAGGGAATACCGGTTCTCGTCGGTATTGTCGGTGCTAAGACTGTCGCGATACGCAATGTCCGGATTGTCGGCACCGTGCAGCATCAGGTTCATGGCGCCTATGCGGAGCATGGTCTGGTCCGTGTCAAAGCCATGGAACATTTCGTTGCGGTAATGGTCGGACTTATCCTTTTTCAGAAAATCCTTCTTATGGTGTTCCTGCACGAACTTCGCTGCTTCAACGATAAAGCCCGCAGAACCCATGGCCGGGTCGCATACCGTATCGTCCAGGTTCGGCTCCATCATGTCAACCATCATGCGGATAATGTGGCGCGGAGTACGGAACTGACCATTGTTGCCACTAGCGGCCATCTTGCCCAAGACATACTCGTACACGTCACCCATGGTGTCACGGTTGTTCATGTCGAGACCATCAATACCCTGAACAATCTTATCGAGGGTACGGGCATTCGGGATAAGGAAAGTGGCGCTGTCCATGAAGCGGCTGTAAGCGCTCTCCTTGCCTTCATTCAAGGTCTTTATGTAGACAAACACATCCTTGCTGATGGTGGCGAACATGGCCTCAGCTTCCTTGTTCTTGAATTCACTCCAACGGAGGTTCTTGTAGGGAACATCCTTGTCCGTATCGGGATTATGCCAATTACCAGCCTTGAAGACAGGGGCCTTCACCTTGGCGCCCATGGCGTTAGCGGCAGCCTCCTTCTTCATCTGTGCATCATCCAGCATCTTCATGAAGAAGAGATAGGTCATTTGCTCGAGGATGGTAATGCTGTTGGTTATTCCACCAGTCCAGAAGGTATCCCAGATTGCGTCAATACGGTTCTTGATTTCGCCCGTTATCATATAAAAAATCCTGATGTAATTAACATCAGGAAATATACAATAACATCATGTCATTTTTTGTTACACTTTTTCAACTAGCTAATCATATAGTTCAATGTCAGCCGGATTTAGCCCCAATGCCTTCAGCAACCGGCGCTGATAGGTCAGCTGTGCAATATATTCGTTGGTCTTATCAAGCAACGCCTGATATTCATTCGCATCATCCCCGCCCTCGGATATCTTGTCAATTAGTGCGTACCGAGCCTTTTCCAGGGTAAATCCATGGTAGGGGTCGAAGCCTAAGGTGTATGCTACGGAATCAAGATGTTTGAGAATTACGGGCTTCAAACCGGCCACAACATTAGCGGGTTGAATGTCAGCGAAATCAACAGAGAATAAATCGGAATTCATAGAAGTCTACAAGGTTATATGCTAATAGTTTATAAGTAATTAGACCCGTATAGTAGCTAACGAGCTACCATAATATGATTCGAAGGTGCCACTCCGGCAACACCATCTACATTAGCGATTTCAATCTAATTTCAGCATTTCTCATGCGTTTTCAATCCATACGGCAATTATAATCCCCGCATTTTTCACCCGCAAAAAGAATGCGGGAACAGCATGACAAGAACCATCGAAAAAGCTAATTTTATGGTAACTTAAGCTGGTTATTATGAATGGAGACCACTTATAATTATGAAGAAGTAACTTCCAATAACTCCCAAGAACTAGACCTGCTTGCCATTCCCAATACAGACCTTTGGCTAAGCAATATACAACATGCATTCCAAGGCATTTGTTCAGCCCCTATACCGGTATTTAGCGGCAGCCTTAAGGGGGATAGCGCCTTAAATGTTGGAGCGGCGCCATTGAAGTGGGATGATGGCGCCCTACATGAAGTATATGTTCCAATGGGACTTGCAACGGAAATTCGCAATACAGTTAGATTTGCTGACGGTCGCCTTCCTCATGAAGAAGAGGTAGAAGCATGCATGGTAATAGTCCACATGATATTGGCAAGAGACGGAAGCAATCTTGATGGCGAAAGCAAGGATTTTAGTAAGACTATTCCCGCTAAAATTTTCAACAGATTGCTGGGTAAGCTATCACGCCGCACTACGGGCGCGCAATTAGCAACCGCGAAGCAACTTATAGACTCACTAGAAATCGCCGGCATCATCAAAGTCGACAGAAGTTATTGCCCTGGGGAATACAGCTATAGCTACTCTATAAACGAAGACTTGCTAAAGCGAGCTAGAGTTCATGTACCCTTGAAAGAAGCTGATGGTTACCGGATGTGGAGCCGACAGCAAATGTTCAATGAACTTTCTTCAGCATTACTCTGGTCTTATCCTCATTACACCCTTCCTGATTTAGCCCAAGTAAAAGCCATAGCCGTACAACTTGATGCCAATAAGGTTATGCGTAAGGGCAAGCGCTGTATCTACGCCCTTACCAATAAATCAAAGCGCGCAATGGAGTACTGGGTGGCCCGCCGTGCCAACGATCGACATAGTGTGCGAATTCTTGATGAAGATATAGAGCAATACCAGCGGTTGTTAAAATCCGGTTTGCCGGTGCCGCACGATAGCGCTTTATGCCCGCGCGTAACGGATGGCTTCAACCGAATGGCCTCATGGATAAGGGAACTGATACTGATTGACGGAGAAGTTACGTGCGAGCTTGATTTCAATGGACTACACCCACATATGCTGTACGGGTTGTTCAAGGAAGAATTGCCTATGAACGAGCGAGAATACTTTGAGAATGTGCTTAACGCCACCGGTGATATCCATGGCGGCGTTGCCGCAGAGCTCATCAGGCTTGGCATAGCTAAGGACCTGCGCAAGAAGGGTAAGATAACTAGCATGGACGTTGCCGATGTTCGTGGTTATGTAAAGAAGGAACACCTTGCCTATTTTAATCGTCGTAGCGTCTCAATGAATAACAAGGAAATCCATCAGGTATACAGACAAATGCCTGTATTTATGGCGCTGGTTAAGAAAACCAAGCTAGGCCGCGATGGGCATAAAGGCACATCTAAGCTTTTGTTCGCCTTAGAAGTAGGTTTAATGACCGAAATCATCCGGAAGTTCTACGCAGCCGGCATTCACTTTATTTACGTGTACGATGCTCTTGTTGTACCCCAAAGTAAGGTTGGTGAAGCGGCCAGCATCATGAATGCGGTTGCCGGTGATTTGGGGTTGCTCACCCGCGTGAAGCAGTCTCAATCATTACCGTCAGCCTTCGCAGCCTAAATCAGCATCCTGATGGATGATAACGAAGCCTCTCCAATAAGGAGAGGCATTCATTTTCACAAAATAGCCATACAGAAGGAGGCGCCAACCATTCAATCAATTTTTGTACATCAAATCAAAGGTATCTTATTAACCGCATCCCGTTTCTGCGACATCACGCACTTAGCATATATAAGTGTAGTCTCAATTTTACGATGCCCCAACAAGTTCTGCACCAAGTATAAATCAGCCCCATTCTGTGCAAGCAAGCATGCAAAGGTATGCCGTGCGATGTGCATGCTAATCTGGCGCCACCGGCCAACACCAGCATCCCTTGCCCATCTGCGTATAATACGGTTAAGGTGAGACACGGATTTTGGTAAAGACGGGAACACCAACGGCTCACTTGAAGTCTTCGCTGGAAGAAATTTCAGCGCATTTTTTGACAAGGGTATTCTTATCGTTTCCTTAGTTTTCTTCATAAGCACTTCAAGGATGTTATTCGTTATATTAGAATGCAACAAGCCGTATATATCCGATTCTCGCAGACCGGTGAAACAAGCAAATAGAAACGCCTGCTTAACATCTTCCCTATATAGCGGTGTTTGAATAAGAAGCCTTAACTCATCCAATGACAAAAAAATTCGGTTCGGTTTGCGGACAGAGGGAATCAAACCTCGCGTATCAACCCGGTTAAGAACAACACCATCTATAAATGCCCGATGTAATACCGACTTAACAAAGTTGCATCGTGTGTTAATCGTGTTCACATGATTTTTACGGGCCCGGAGGAAATTCACGAACCCAGCGAACCAACGCCGGTCAATGTCCTTCATCCTAATGTTAGGCGAATACGCATCAACCAGCTTTATTGCAGCATTGTGGGCTCTTTGCGTGTTTATTTCAAACACACCACCCATTTGCTTAACATAGGTGCTAAATGTGATTCTACCCCTATCTACGCAGCCTAATTCCAACTCCTTAATCAGTTCTAACCTATGCTTTTGCGCTTCTTGCATTGCCAACCTATTTTCATCGGTGGCGCCTTGCCGCAAATGCAAATTCAAGTATCGCTTTCTTCGCTTACCTTCAAACTCATAACAGAGAAACAACGAATAACAGCCCTTGGTCTTTAGCTTTCGCTTGTTGATGCTTACTAGCTCTTTCATGCTTATCCTTGCCACTCGGAAGTGGTCACAAAAATGGTCACAGAATTTGAGCTGTGTTGCATTTCTAATGGCTCTCACACCATATCAGCATTTAGCACATCTTTCGACAATTTGCCGTTTTTCGTTCAAAATCGACACTTTTCAGCTCAGTTGGTTAGAGCGCTACCTTGACATGGTAGAGGTCACAGATTCGAGTTCTGTATCGACCACTGAAAGAAACCTCGCTGAAAAGCGAGGTTTTTTTC comes from the Fibrobacter sp. UWH6 genome and includes:
- a CDS encoding DEAD/DEAH box helicase family protein; the encoded protein is MMNFDYLKDCGLDHLYGLCSGAEGNQVQHPDICAINARRALEYVVKSIYAMKKVELPPKTALIDLIDGEPFSNFVNDGKVMRAAHYIRRIGNAGAHDDHVGKKESFFCLLNLYNVVASVLIKLKVVETVAPFDRTIIPDSKFMPTLAATALSIDSASALANKADKAALDDDTPVKEMPSTLSEAETRRIYIELMLREAGWDILDTEGTVKPSKACIEVEVDGMPNEHKIGYADYVLFGANGLPLAVVEAKKASVSPIKGKHQAELYADCLEKQYGVRPVIYYTNGFETNIIDGLGYPPRRLYSFHTEEDLVRLIQKRGRKDISDFSVKPNITDRHYQKMAIKKVCEWYNEKHRRGLLVMATGTGKTRVSISMVDVLMRNDWVKNVLFLADRTSLVSQAKKNFAKLLPNTSITVLSDQSNKAGIDPNARIVFSTYQTMINYIDSEDKPFSVGRFDLIIIDEAHRSIFGKYGAIFNYFDALLLGLTATPRDEVDKSTYDLFGMEEGQPNYAYELADAVADKFLVDYRGFKRGSLILSEGIKYSSLSEQEKDQLERVWAYEETLQELDPNVNVRGRDIQSNEIFKYIYNEGTIDKVLQDLMENGLKVQSGERIGKSIIFAYNHKHAELIVQRFHHLYPEYGPEFCVLIDNYVTYSQDLIEKMEVRDNDPQIAVSVDMLDTGIDIPDVLNLVFFKMVKSKIKFMQMIGRGTRLSSNIFGAGKDKECFYIFDWCRNFEFFEKNPDGKAVKQNASLTEHLFGLRAEIAFHLQHQTYQEDEFCRNLHDELKAIMKGQVASLSDSHISVRNRWEAVSHFKSDDAWVCLTAGNVETLKLDIAPLLPRNTQDENAKKFDVLILAIELGYVNSEFNASKPIINVQGIAERLLNKATIPQVVAKMDTIKDVLNPTAWENMSLRWLEKVRADLRDLVKFLVGDGGKTFTVDIADIISNEGMSSGIQTRVTYKQKVMDYLATKDFNPVLQKIYNLEQLSNDDIVELERVMWKELGSKEDYDAFIDGMPCGENVAILIRSLIKVDRKLALERFNKFLSGSVLNADQEEFVLDIITYVCENGDITTDTVVNESPFDEQLEVFNDKIVALRKYIENIHGVVTPSQQA
- a CDS encoding restriction endonuclease subunit S encodes the protein MKQKWTCKTLAEVGTIVGGSTPKTNVAEFWDGKNYWVTPAELKGDKYINETERTITDMAVKCTNLTLLPVGTVLLSSRAPIGKVCITRTPMYCNQGFKNIICSEDLYNEYLYWWLKGKTAYLNSLGVGATFKEISKRTVEHIEVPVPPKDEQERIVAELDLLTGVIEKLKAQLQEYDKLAQSIFYDMFGDPIENPKGWDVKELGKVCDVRDGTHDSPDYVEQGYPLVTSKNVVDGDISFDNVNYICQEDFDNISKRSYVDDGDIIMPMIGTIGKPVIVRKTREFAIKNVALIKFKVDTEVVNLFVRAIMSSAAFDTYMKTKNKGGTQKFIALGDIRKLCIPVPPLALQQSFADKIASIEKQKAAITQSIAETQKLLDYTMDKYFG
- a CDS encoding class I SAM-dependent DNA methyltransferase, with the protein product MITGEIKNRIDAIWDTFWTGGITNSITILEQMTYLFFMKMLDDAQMKKEAAANAMGAKVKAPVFKAGNWHNPDTDKDVPYKNLRWSEFKNKEAEAMFATISKDVFVYIKTLNEGKESAYSRFMDSATFLIPNARTLDKIVQGIDGLDMNNRDTMGDVYEYVLGKMAASGNNGQFRTPRHIIRMMVDMMEPNLDDTVCDPAMGSAGFIVEAAKFVQEHHKKDFLKKDKSDHYRNEMFHGFDTDQTMLRIGAMNLMLHGADNPDIAYRDSLSTDNTDENRYSLCLANPPFAGSLDYQAINKNLLAITKTKKTELLFLALFVRMLRMGGRCASIVPDGVLFGNSTGHKAIRKEIIENQRLQAVISMPSGVFQPYSGVSTAILIFTKTNAGGTDKVWFYDMKADGYTLDQKRTECVENDIPDIIARWKNLDAETDRTRKDQSFFVPVDEIVANDYDLSINKYKEVEKVKVEYENPKVVFARIQALQGEINAAMDEFREKFL
- a CDS encoding site-specific integrase, producing the protein MKELVSINKRKLKTKGCYSLFLCYEFEGKRRKRYLNLHLRQGATDENRLAMQEAQKHRLELIKELELGCVDRGRITFSTYVKQMGGVFEINTQRAHNAAIKLVDAYSPNIRMKDIDRRWFAGFVNFLRARKNHVNTINTRCNFVKSVLHRAFIDGVVLNRVDTRGLIPSVRKPNRIFLSLDELRLLIQTPLYREDVKQAFLFACFTGLRESDIYGLLHSNITNNILEVLMKKTKETIRIPLSKNALKFLPAKTSSEPLVFPSLPKSVSHLNRIIRRWARDAGVGRWRQISMHIARHTFACLLAQNGADLYLVQNLLGHRKIETTLIYAKCVMSQKRDAVNKIPLI